One part of the Mariniblastus fucicola genome encodes these proteins:
- the lpxC gene encoding UDP-3-O-acyl-N-acetylglucosamine deacetylase: METTSRLQTTIANEVSVSGIGYWSGLDVTVKFRPAVSGTGVVFVRSDLDGKPEIPAQIHHRVQSPRRTTLSCNGHKVEMVEHILSALVGLQIDNCIVEVDRVEMPGMDGSSIAFARALQSAGRIEQDQPRKQIVLDTPIRIEEKGAWVEALPTANESFELVYDVDYPDCPAIGKQHTRYRLDRSTYQQQIAPARTFVLKHEAEVLRQQGLGKRVSYRDLLVFDDDGPIDNVLNFEDECGRHKILDMIGDLALTGYDIVGRVHGHKSGHRLNSQLAFAILHQAFDCDSLDNINRYSA; this comes from the coding sequence TTGGAAACGACATCACGACTTCAAACGACAATCGCGAACGAAGTTTCGGTATCCGGAATCGGGTACTGGAGTGGGTTGGACGTGACAGTCAAATTTCGTCCGGCGGTATCCGGAACGGGAGTCGTGTTTGTTCGTTCGGATCTCGACGGCAAACCTGAAATTCCGGCTCAGATTCATCACCGTGTCCAAAGCCCACGTCGCACGACGTTGTCTTGCAACGGACACAAAGTTGAAATGGTTGAGCACATTCTTTCGGCACTCGTCGGTTTGCAAATCGACAACTGTATCGTGGAAGTCGACCGGGTTGAAATGCCAGGTATGGACGGATCAAGCATTGCGTTCGCCAGAGCGCTGCAGTCGGCAGGACGAATCGAACAGGATCAGCCACGGAAGCAGATCGTGCTGGATACTCCGATTCGGATTGAAGAAAAAGGCGCATGGGTCGAGGCTTTGCCAACGGCCAACGAAAGCTTTGAACTCGTTTACGACGTTGACTATCCGGATTGCCCCGCAATCGGGAAACAACACACTCGATATCGACTTGATCGTTCAACGTACCAACAACAGATTGCGCCGGCACGAACATTTGTGCTCAAGCATGAAGCCGAAGTTCTGCGGCAGCAGGGTTTGGGGAAACGGGTTTCTTACCGCGACCTGCTGGTGTTCGATGACGATGGTCCGATCGACAACGTACTGAACTTCGAAGACGAATGTGGACGGCACAAGATTCTGGACATGATCGGAGATCTGGCATTGACCGGTTACGACATTGTCGGAAGAGTGCACGGTCACAAGAGTGGACACCGGCTAAATTCCCAACTGGCGTTTGCCATCCTACACCAGGCTTTCGACTGCGACAGCCTTGACAATATCAACCGTTATTCAGCATGA
- a CDS encoding OmpH family outer membrane protein: protein MPKRNDSKGVLKVMILRIFKTFTILGLVALVMNVNSANAQTKVAVVDIGLVFKSHPSFSQQLESLKAEADRFKEETRQMQAKLMEKAGVLKNYQPDSPEFRQAETELAKESAALEVQQRGKLRMLMEREAQLHYDTYSQIKQAIASHCEQRAIQLVIRHDSAAMDPSQPGTIMQKVNSKVVFHRPNNEITQQIVSLIAQTNAAGQQR, encoded by the coding sequence TTGCCAAAACGCAACGACAGCAAGGGAGTGCTGAAAGTGATGATCCTACGTATCTTCAAAACGTTCACAATTTTGGGCCTTGTCGCCCTCGTAATGAACGTCAACTCTGCAAATGCACAAACCAAAGTCGCCGTCGTTGACATCGGCCTGGTCTTCAAGAGTCATCCAAGTTTTTCTCAACAGCTTGAATCACTGAAGGCGGAAGCCGATCGCTTCAAGGAAGAGACACGCCAGATGCAAGCCAAGCTGATGGAGAAGGCGGGCGTGCTGAAGAATTACCAGCCGGATTCCCCCGAGTTTCGCCAGGCGGAAACAGAATTGGCCAAGGAGTCGGCTGCTCTGGAAGTCCAGCAACGTGGCAAGCTTCGTATGCTGATGGAGCGTGAAGCTCAACTGCACTACGACACGTACTCTCAGATCAAGCAGGCGATCGCGTCTCATTGCGAGCAACGTGCCATCCAGTTGGTCATCCGTCACGATTCTGCAGCGATGGATCCGAGTCAGCCGGGTACGATCATGCAAAAAGTGAACAGCAAGGTCGTATTCCATCGCCCCAACAATGAGATCACTCAGCAGATCGTTAGTCTGATTGCACAGACTAATGCTGCCGGGCAACAACGCTAG
- a CDS encoding glycosyltransferase family 2 protein, with amino-acid sequence MNPALSFVIPALNEEDSIEQLHSEILDVCEKNNLEFEIVFVDDGSRDSTWPKIQQLCRDHDSTRAIRFRQNFGKAAALRAGAAETKNPLIVTMDADLQDDPAEVPNLLEKLNEGFDVVSGWKQVRNDPLGKTLPSKVFNKLVSWLTGVKLQDHNCGFKVYRREVFDEVKLYGEMHRFVPVLAAARGFRIAQVAVNHRARQFGVSKYGLTRLPKGFLDLLTVSFLTGFNHRPQHVLGFAGLISFSLGFLGVAWMSIYWVLRMTMFEDWEPVHRRPILLYSFGGVLLGAQLLCMGFLAELIVAKNADTQIPYSITERED; translated from the coding sequence ATGAATCCAGCCCTTTCTTTCGTCATTCCGGCTCTCAACGAAGAAGATTCGATCGAGCAGTTACACTCGGAAATCCTCGACGTTTGTGAGAAAAACAACCTCGAATTCGAAATCGTTTTTGTAGATGACGGATCCCGGGACAGCACCTGGCCAAAGATTCAGCAGCTTTGCCGCGACCACGATTCGACTCGCGCGATTCGCTTTCGGCAAAACTTTGGCAAGGCTGCGGCGCTGCGAGCTGGAGCCGCTGAAACAAAAAATCCGCTGATCGTGACGATGGATGCGGACCTGCAGGACGACCCGGCGGAAGTTCCCAACTTGCTGGAAAAGCTCAATGAGGGCTTCGATGTTGTCAGCGGCTGGAAACAGGTTCGCAACGATCCGCTGGGCAAGACCTTGCCGTCAAAAGTCTTCAACAAACTCGTCAGCTGGCTCACGGGCGTGAAACTTCAGGATCACAATTGCGGATTCAAAGTTTATCGCCGCGAAGTTTTTGATGAAGTGAAACTCTACGGTGAGATGCATCGCTTTGTTCCAGTGCTGGCTGCCGCGCGCGGCTTTCGGATTGCTCAAGTCGCGGTCAACCATCGAGCCCGGCAGTTTGGCGTCTCAAAATATGGGCTGACCCGACTTCCGAAAGGATTCCTCGATTTGTTGACGGTCAGTTTTTTGACCGGTTTCAACCATCGGCCGCAGCACGTTCTGGGATTCGCTGGCTTGATTTCGTTTTCGCTTGGCTTTCTCGGCGTCGCCTGGATGTCGATCTACTGGGTTTTGCGGATGACGATGTTCGAGGATTGGGAGCCCGTGCATCGCAGGCCCATTTTGCTGTACTCGTTCGGCGGAGTTTTGCTCGGGGCTCAATTGTTGTGCATGGGTTTTCTGGCGGAGTTGATCGTGGCCAAGAACGCAGACACGCAGATTCCGTATTCGATCACAGAACGCGAAGACTAA
- a CDS encoding RNA polymerase sigma factor produces the protein MSDGFQNANQPSNGTESTDSPESADSLVEHFFRHEHANLVSVLSRVFGLARLELIEETVQAAMLQAMNSWKQNGLPKNPAAWIHRVAKNRILDELRREEVFRRAMAEVVVPSESPEQLVDHWLEEAELPDSLLRMIFVCCHPVLDRQSQIALTLKVLCGFGVHEIARGLLLNPENVKKRIQRAKQKLARESIAIELPAASELQERLSAVHDTLYLMFNEGYSTSRGSDPIRDDLCEESARLCHLLCNSELGSRTSFALLALMLYHGSRLESRKDEDGETVLLEDQDRAKWDRNLILIADRWMQRAGLPESRFHLEAAIAMLHCRAQSVEATDWNAIVSLYDRLLELHASPVYRLNRAIALAQRGDEAEAMRELSWLDQSNQIRESFLLDCAIAKVHELAGEKTAAVDRLLLALSRDVADHERELIKRKIAAL, from the coding sequence ATGAGCGACGGTTTTCAAAATGCCAATCAGCCGTCTAACGGTACGGAGTCAACGGATTCGCCTGAGTCCGCTGACTCGTTGGTCGAACATTTTTTCCGGCACGAGCACGCGAACCTTGTTTCGGTGCTCAGTCGGGTGTTCGGTTTGGCGCGTTTGGAACTGATCGAGGAAACCGTGCAAGCCGCGATGCTACAGGCGATGAACTCGTGGAAGCAGAATGGACTGCCAAAGAATCCCGCGGCGTGGATTCATCGCGTTGCGAAAAATCGGATTCTGGATGAGCTGCGACGCGAAGAGGTGTTCCGCCGCGCGATGGCAGAAGTCGTCGTGCCGTCCGAATCACCTGAACAGTTGGTAGACCATTGGCTGGAGGAAGCCGAGCTGCCAGATAGTCTGCTGCGGATGATTTTCGTCTGCTGTCATCCGGTGCTCGATCGGCAATCGCAAATCGCGCTGACCTTGAAAGTCCTGTGTGGTTTCGGCGTGCACGAAATTGCTCGCGGGCTGCTGCTGAATCCGGAGAATGTCAAAAAACGAATTCAGCGTGCGAAACAAAAACTGGCCAGGGAATCGATTGCGATCGAACTGCCGGCGGCAAGTGAACTTCAGGAGCGACTGTCGGCGGTGCATGACACGCTGTACCTGATGTTCAACGAGGGATACAGCACCTCACGGGGCTCCGATCCGATTCGTGACGATCTTTGCGAAGAATCCGCTCGGCTATGTCATCTTTTGTGCAACAGCGAACTCGGCAGTCGGACCAGTTTCGCGTTGTTGGCGTTGATGCTGTATCACGGTTCGCGTTTGGAGTCGCGAAAGGACGAAGATGGTGAAACAGTTTTGCTGGAAGATCAGGATCGGGCGAAGTGGGATCGGAATCTGATTCTGATCGCAGATCGATGGATGCAGCGAGCGGGATTGCCAGAAAGCCGTTTTCACCTGGAGGCTGCCATCGCGATGTTGCATTGCCGTGCCCAGAGCGTTGAGGCGACGGACTGGAACGCGATCGTCAGTCTGTACGATCGGTTGCTGGAGTTGCATGCGTCTCCGGTTTATCGGCTCAATCGGGCGATCGCGTTGGCGCAACGCGGCGATGAAGCTGAAGCGATGCGCGAGCTGAGTTGGCTTGACCAGTCAAATCAGATTCGGGAGAGCTTTCTGCTGGATTGTGCGATCGCAAAGGTGCACGAGCTGGCGGGCGAGAAAACAGCAGCGGTGGATCGATTGCTGTTGGCACTTTCTCGCGACGTCGCGGATCACGAGCGGGAGTTGATCAAACGAAAAATCGCGGCGTTGTAG
- a CDS encoding YciI family protein, protein MAKFMFVYRESEFDSENASPEEMQTVFQNWMTWIKGGMEAGWMVAPGDALKPEGKVVKSGEVVTDGPFTESKELIGGYSLVEAADLDAASKLTKGCPVFEVGGCVEVRELMDIPAPE, encoded by the coding sequence ATGGCAAAATTCATGTTCGTTTACCGTGAATCCGAATTCGATTCTGAAAACGCTTCCCCGGAAGAAATGCAAACCGTTTTCCAGAATTGGATGACTTGGATCAAAGGCGGGATGGAAGCCGGCTGGATGGTCGCACCGGGCGATGCACTGAAACCGGAGGGCAAGGTCGTCAAGAGCGGCGAAGTCGTTACCGACGGTCCGTTCACCGAAAGCAAGGAATTGATCGGAGGATACTCGCTGGTCGAAGCTGCTGATCTGGACGCGGCATCCAAGCTGACCAAAGGCTGCCCAGTGTTTGAAGTTGGCGGATGCGTGGAAGTCAGAGAACTGATGGACATCCCGGCTCCCGAATGA
- a CDS encoding TIGR03000 domain-containing protein, which produces MSNSSRLKNCLLIFSIACLFAFASQDSAKADGSWGSSRGGWGSSGGSGGSMGGGSYGCQGGGLFSRAPVRNLLSRVGSGIGNGIANIGDGIANIFERQPLRNGLFGSRGGWGSNGGYASNGSSGGSQGTWGSSGGWGCSGGGYAGSSTWSQPSYISAPATTLGSAIPMDSAVPIYDSGAIIGSTNMGGFGSSGSISAYVDPAISYGTISSPAMQYETSSQVLDYGYYGSQFGPIGIPTDATLINGTVITGPMLDVNGQSDNGIIETPGGSDLPGNDYYDGGSEPTPDDAFGAEEDDDSAYMPRGKAILSLDVPKDAKVFINDKLTRTSGTTRSYVSRNLIRGKEYRYRVKVVSEVDGKDVVKSRVVTMRGGEQNEVAFNFDPIVTRVVLSVPEDAKVIIDGKETSTAGAFRSFATQRLKSGKWDDYSVEVSVVRDGKTLTRKEKFDLAAGEFRFFEFDFDQSAANSIVKK; this is translated from the coding sequence ATGAGTAATTCTTCGCGATTGAAGAATTGTTTGCTGATTTTTTCGATAGCCTGCCTGTTCGCATTCGCGTCCCAGGACTCAGCGAAAGCTGACGGTAGCTGGGGAAGTTCGCGCGGCGGTTGGGGATCATCGGGCGGTTCAGGCGGAAGCATGGGCGGCGGAAGTTACGGCTGTCAGGGCGGCGGTTTGTTCAGCCGAGCGCCGGTTCGCAACTTGCTTTCTCGCGTCGGATCCGGAATTGGAAACGGCATCGCCAACATTGGCGACGGCATCGCTAACATTTTTGAGCGGCAACCACTACGCAACGGCCTGTTCGGTTCGCGCGGTGGCTGGGGCAGCAATGGCGGCTACGCATCCAACGGCAGCAGTGGCGGAAGCCAAGGCACTTGGGGTAGCTCAGGTGGATGGGGTTGCAGCGGCGGTGGATATGCAGGCTCTTCGACCTGGTCGCAACCATCTTACATCTCGGCGCCGGCAACAACGCTCGGTTCAGCCATTCCAATGGATTCGGCCGTTCCAATTTACGACTCAGGCGCCATCATCGGTAGCACCAACATGGGCGGCTTCGGAAGTTCCGGAAGCATTTCTGCTTACGTTGATCCAGCGATTTCTTACGGCACAATCAGTTCACCTGCTATGCAATACGAAACTAGCTCTCAAGTCCTTGACTACGGTTACTACGGATCGCAGTTTGGCCCGATTGGAATTCCAACCGACGCGACACTCATCAACGGGACTGTGATCACGGGTCCCATGTTGGATGTCAATGGCCAGTCCGACAATGGAATTATCGAAACGCCTGGCGGGTCTGATCTTCCGGGCAACGATTACTACGATGGCGGCTCGGAGCCAACTCCGGACGACGCGTTCGGTGCAGAGGAAGATGACGATTCTGCTTACATGCCTCGCGGCAAAGCGATCCTTAGTCTGGACGTTCCGAAAGATGCCAAAGTCTTCATCAATGACAAACTGACTCGCACTTCCGGAACCACTCGCAGCTACGTCTCTCGCAACCTGATTCGGGGCAAAGAATATCGCTACCGAGTCAAAGTTGTCTCTGAGGTTGATGGCAAGGATGTCGTTAAATCGCGTGTCGTGACGATGCGTGGTGGTGAACAGAACGAGGTCGCTTTCAACTTTGATCCGATCGTAACCCGTGTTGTGTTAAGCGTTCCTGAGGATGCGAAAGTCATTATCGATGGCAAAGAAACATCAACCGCTGGAGCATTCCGTTCGTTTGCGACACAGCGACTCAAGTCTGGCAAGTGGGATGATTACTCGGTTGAAGTTTCTGTCGTTCGCGATGGAAAAACGCTGACTCGCAAAGAGAAATTTGATCTCGCCGCCGGTGAGTTTCGGTTCTTTGAGTTCGATTTCGATCAGTCTGCTGCAAACAGCATCGTGAAGAAGTAG
- a CDS encoding TIGR01777 family oxidoreductase codes for MKIVIPGGSGQVGQLLERAFKSSGDEVVVLGRNAADESMRWDGIGLGSWTRHVDGADVVINLAGRTVNCRYTEENLLEMKDSRVDSTRVIGRAIANSVSPPKVWLQMSTATIYSHRFDAANDEATGIIGGNEKDTPAYWARSIEIAKAWELELEKASVPQTRKVAMRTAMVMSPDKDGVFDVLCGLTQRWLGGRIGSGKQFVSWIHGQDFVNAVRFLIENESLSGPVNLAAPNPLPQAQFQSELRKALGVGFGLPAMKWMAEIGAVFMRTDTELILKSRRVIPGRLLESGFGFQFEDWRSAVAELESRR; via the coding sequence ATGAAGATCGTTATTCCAGGAGGCAGTGGTCAGGTCGGGCAACTACTCGAGCGTGCATTCAAGTCCAGTGGCGACGAAGTTGTCGTTCTGGGCCGCAACGCGGCAGACGAATCGATGCGTTGGGACGGGATTGGACTTGGTTCCTGGACGCGGCATGTTGATGGTGCCGACGTCGTCATCAATCTCGCGGGTCGCACGGTTAACTGCCGCTACACCGAAGAGAATCTTCTTGAGATGAAGGACTCGCGGGTCGACTCGACTCGAGTCATCGGCCGAGCTATCGCAAATTCAGTGTCGCCGCCGAAAGTCTGGTTGCAGATGAGCACGGCAACGATCTATTCGCATCGGTTTGATGCTGCGAACGATGAAGCGACTGGCATCATCGGCGGAAACGAAAAGGATACGCCGGCTTACTGGGCACGAAGTATCGAGATCGCCAAAGCCTGGGAGTTGGAGCTGGAAAAGGCCTCGGTGCCGCAAACTCGCAAGGTGGCAATGCGAACTGCGATGGTCATGTCGCCCGACAAGGACGGCGTTTTCGACGTGCTTTGCGGACTGACCCAGAGATGGCTCGGGGGACGAATCGGTTCCGGCAAACAGTTCGTGTCCTGGATTCACGGGCAGGACTTTGTGAATGCAGTCCGGTTTTTGATTGAGAACGAGTCGTTAAGCGGACCGGTGAATCTTGCTGCTCCGAACCCCCTGCCTCAGGCACAGTTTCAGTCGGAATTGCGGAAGGCGCTTGGCGTCGGATTCGGTTTGCCCGCGATGAAGTGGATGGCTGAGATTGGTGCTGTATTCATGCGAACCGATACGGAGCTAATCCTGAAAAGCCGCCGTGTCATTCCTGGACGATTGCTCGAATCCGGGTTCGGGTTTCAATTCGAGGACTGGCGTTCAGCGGTCGCCGAATTGGAATCGCGTCGTTAA
- a CDS encoding DUF2071 domain-containing protein gives MRLPAISGLIDRRILANYRVDAGCMASVLPAPFRPQLYHGYAIGGICLIRLKHVRPKFSPFQWGIRSENAAHRIAVEWDSEGQTQHGVYIPRRDTNSVLNSLAGGRIFPGVHHHAHFEAVESENDFSVTMTSRDGGESVHVAGSVGTWNASSVFESLDSASKFFELGSLGYSDAHASSKFDGLELCCKNWNVEALEVSEVRSSYFENSKMFPPGTVEFDCALLMRGIEHEWHGRPNLCCPETTKAR, from the coding sequence ATGCGTTTACCTGCAATTTCCGGATTAATTGATCGTCGCATTCTAGCGAACTATCGAGTCGACGCAGGCTGCATGGCTTCTGTCCTGCCGGCTCCGTTTCGTCCACAGCTCTATCATGGCTATGCGATCGGAGGCATTTGTCTGATTCGCCTTAAACATGTTCGTCCGAAGTTTTCGCCATTTCAGTGGGGCATTCGGTCAGAAAACGCAGCTCATCGAATTGCCGTTGAGTGGGATTCCGAAGGGCAAACACAACACGGCGTTTACATTCCGCGACGGGACACGAATTCGGTACTCAACTCGCTGGCAGGCGGTCGAATTTTTCCTGGCGTACATCATCACGCACATTTCGAAGCGGTTGAAAGCGAAAACGATTTTTCGGTGACGATGACCAGTCGCGACGGTGGCGAGTCGGTCCACGTGGCAGGATCAGTCGGCACATGGAATGCCTCTTCGGTATTCGAGTCGTTGGATTCTGCTTCGAAGTTTTTCGAGCTGGGCTCCCTCGGTTATTCGGATGCTCATGCGTCCAGCAAGTTCGATGGTCTTGAGCTGTGTTGTAAGAACTGGAACGTGGAAGCCCTGGAAGTTTCCGAAGTTCGATCCAGCTACTTCGAAAACTCAAAGATGTTTCCGCCGGGAACGGTTGAGTTTGACTGCGCGTTACTGATGCGAGGTATCGAACATGAATGGCATGGACGTCCAAATCTTTGCTGTCCAGAAACTACGAAAGCCCGGTAA
- a CDS encoding DUF819 family protein, with translation MKNLFLNLTFLPQSAWFLAPLIALAVTMPAIGQDASPESEPTVAKESSSESDVEEDAEQEAEPFAAEIGLLKDSFPDDSDSELVKELTKTLKQHKSKALITNDAIIFGILMVILGLIFWTSNSNIGLFKLFYKVVPMLLVCYFLPSLLTFFELVDHHNSNLYYMATRYLLPATLVLLTLSIDLKEIFKLGPKALIMFLTGTAGVVFGGPIAVLIVSFFAPDIIGVDGPEAVWRGLSTVAGSWIGGGANQAAMQVVFMSPPDGATAATEKNLGDLYSVMIAVDVFVAEIWMLFLLLGVGKADAIDRLFKADSSSIRRLQEKMEKFSQKVARVPSATDLMVLGAIGFGATALAHYGGSEISTYVKELIKATTPQDVGSVEAGVSATSPWAFLKSLGLASSFFWLIVISTTIGILLSFTPLKNYEGAGASKLGTVFIFILVAVIGMGMDISAVAKHPGYFLVGGIWMLFHVGLMFLVGWLIRAPYFFLAVGSKANIGGAASAPVVAAAFHPSLAPVGVLLAVLGYALGTYGAMVCAWMMQAATPAGG, from the coding sequence ATGAAAAACCTCTTCCTGAATCTCACGTTCCTGCCGCAATCAGCCTGGTTTCTGGCTCCTTTGATCGCCTTGGCCGTCACGATGCCGGCTATCGGGCAGGATGCTTCGCCCGAGTCCGAGCCAACCGTTGCCAAAGAGTCCAGCTCAGAATCGGACGTGGAGGAAGATGCAGAACAGGAAGCCGAGCCGTTTGCAGCAGAAATCGGCTTGCTCAAGGATTCATTTCCTGACGACAGCGACAGCGAACTGGTCAAAGAGCTGACGAAGACGCTCAAGCAACACAAGTCGAAGGCCTTGATCACCAACGACGCGATTATCTTCGGAATCCTGATGGTCATCCTTGGTCTGATCTTTTGGACTTCGAATAGTAACATCGGCTTGTTCAAACTTTTCTACAAAGTCGTTCCGATGCTGCTGGTTTGTTATTTCCTGCCGTCGCTTCTAACGTTCTTTGAATTGGTCGATCACCATAACTCGAACCTCTACTACATGGCCACGCGGTACTTGCTGCCGGCTACGCTGGTGCTGTTAACTCTAAGCATTGACCTGAAAGAAATTTTCAAGCTTGGCCCTAAAGCTTTGATCATGTTCCTGACCGGAACTGCGGGTGTCGTTTTCGGCGGGCCCATCGCCGTCTTAATCGTTTCGTTTTTTGCTCCGGACATCATTGGAGTCGATGGCCCTGAAGCGGTTTGGCGCGGACTCAGCACGGTTGCTGGAAGCTGGATCGGCGGCGGAGCAAACCAGGCCGCGATGCAAGTTGTGTTCATGAGTCCTCCCGACGGCGCGACGGCGGCAACCGAGAAAAATCTTGGGGATTTGTATAGTGTGATGATCGCAGTTGACGTTTTCGTGGCTGAGATCTGGATGCTGTTTCTGCTGTTGGGGGTCGGGAAAGCGGATGCGATTGATCGGCTTTTCAAAGCGGACTCTTCAAGCATTCGAAGGCTGCAAGAGAAGATGGAGAAGTTCAGCCAGAAAGTAGCTCGCGTCCCCAGCGCCACTGACTTGATGGTTTTGGGAGCCATCGGATTCGGTGCAACGGCGTTGGCTCACTACGGCGGATCGGAAATCTCTACCTATGTAAAGGAATTGATCAAGGCAACAACTCCGCAGGATGTCGGCTCTGTCGAGGCTGGCGTGTCGGCGACATCGCCGTGGGCGTTTCTGAAAAGCCTTGGACTGGCCAGTTCATTTTTCTGGCTGATCGTGATTTCAACCACGATTGGCATCCTTCTTTCGTTCACGCCGCTGAAAAACTACGAAGGCGCAGGGGCTTCGAAATTGGGAACAGTTTTCATTTTCATTTTGGTTGCCGTGATCGGCATGGGGATGGACATCAGTGCTGTTGCCAAACATCCAGGTTACTTTCTGGTCGGCGGCATTTGGATGCTGTTTCACGTTGGGTTGATGTTCCTGGTCGGCTGGCTGATTCGGGCACCGTATTTTTTCCTCGCCGTCGGCAGCAAAGCCAACATCGGCGGCGCGGCAAGTGCTCCGGTCGTCGCGGCGGCCTTCCATCCGTCGTTGGCTCCGGTTGGCGTTTTACTGGCGGTTCTGGGGTACGCATTGGGGACCTATGGAGCAATGGTTTGCGCGTGGATGATGCAAGCCGCGACGCCGGCAGGCGGATAA
- a CDS encoding TolC family protein: MPVGNRLSKARVCRRQHELAQLKDEYSRALEAIQTEVDIAVRELRTSYMEIDAKSLALAAAAEVNTIQQRWMRSMDGGGSASLNLESLLRAMERVTEAEREYTTSILTYNLASVNLKRANGTLLQSENVSVNRSCENGCQLMQLNKGDSYGVAPTLPLETIDSEFAIPANVEAVAPAAPSTDH; encoded by the coding sequence ATGCCGGTCGGAAATCGTCTGTCCAAAGCACGGGTGTGCCGACGTCAGCACGAGCTCGCTCAGCTCAAAGATGAGTATTCTCGTGCCCTCGAAGCAATTCAAACGGAAGTTGACATCGCGGTCCGCGAGCTGAGAACGTCTTACATGGAAATCGATGCGAAAAGCCTTGCCCTGGCGGCGGCGGCTGAAGTCAACACGATTCAGCAACGTTGGATGCGATCGATGGACGGAGGCGGGTCTGCGTCATTGAATCTCGAATCACTGCTCCGCGCGATGGAACGGGTGACCGAAGCAGAGCGGGAGTATACGACGTCGATCCTTACCTACAACCTTGCGTCGGTAAATCTGAAGCGAGCTAACGGCACGTTACTGCAGTCCGAAAACGTGTCGGTGAATCGTAGCTGCGAGAACGGGTGCCAATTGATGCAATTGAACAAAGGCGACTCTTATGGAGTTGCACCAACGTTGCCATTGGAGACGATTGATTCGGAGTTTGCGATCCCGGCTAACGTCGAAGCAGTTGCACCGGCTGCCCCATCGACGGATCATTAA
- a CDS encoding TorD/DmsD family molecular chaperone, protein MPDPTALQTEADIYGFLARLWIAAPDEAALGQLQTGKLHEAWTQLGGPVPKFDSESQTLDKLTGEYRESLLTLEDQPPPHQSATNDNGLEDDCFESLNQFVDIIGQPNGSLFEQQKDRDHAGVLLALMQRVCAYGAQCDADDAEAVAELRSQFFDAHLVWLIDYCEVAMTRTESSFYNGLFKVTANFLSR, encoded by the coding sequence ATGCCCGACCCGACCGCACTCCAAACCGAAGCCGACATCTACGGCTTTCTAGCCCGCCTCTGGATCGCAGCACCCGACGAAGCCGCGCTAGGCCAACTTCAAACCGGCAAACTTCACGAAGCCTGGACACAACTCGGTGGGCCTGTCCCGAAGTTCGACTCTGAGAGTCAAACGCTCGATAAACTCACGGGCGAATACCGCGAGAGCTTACTCACGCTCGAAGATCAGCCGCCTCCGCACCAGTCTGCCACCAATGACAATGGGCTCGAAGACGATTGCTTTGAATCGCTCAACCAGTTCGTCGACATCATCGGCCAGCCAAATGGTTCGCTCTTTGAGCAGCAGAAGGACAGGGATCACGCCGGCGTGCTGCTAGCGTTGATGCAACGTGTCTGTGCTTACGGAGCCCAATGCGATGCTGATGATGCGGAGGCAGTTGCGGAATTGCGAAGCCAGTTTTTTGATGCTCATCTGGTTTGGTTGATCGACTACTGTGAAGTCGCGATGACCAGAACGGAAAGCAGTTTCTATAACGGCCTGTTCAAAGTCACGGCCAATTTCCTGAGCCGCTAA